ATCCACGCCATTTCTTCGTGTTGTTCCATAATACCCGTTAAGAAATCGGCTGTACCTTCATCATGAAATTTTTGAGAACATAAATCAATATGCTTACGAAGGTTGCGAATTATATGTTCGTGGTCTATTACTAAACGCTGTACCATTTCTGTAGAGTCAGGTAAGTCGCTAGGATGCTCTTTTAAAGTTGTATTCTCCAAAAATAGTTGCGCCGTGCCAATGGGATATTCTCCTAAAGCTCTAATTCTCTCCGCACAGTTATCTATATTATCTGAAATGATCTCGTATTGACCTTGCCAAATTTCATGGAGGGTTAAAAATTGAGGTCCAACTACATCCCAATGATATTTTTTAGTTTTGATTTGCAATAGATAGAAATCTGCTAAGTTTTGATTTAATAATTTAACAACTTCTTGAATTTCTGTTTTGCTTAATCCTATATTAATAGTATTCATAAATTAATTTTTTCTTATTTGCACTTACTCTCTATCATGACAATTATTGAAATTATTTTCATCTCTCAAAAGTATTAAATATCTCTACCGAAAGAAGTATTTTATTACAGAAGAATAGATTAAAAATATCATCTTTTAAGATGAGTAATTTGAGGTTTATTCCTCTACCTACAAAAGTTGCCCTTACTCGCATACACTATGTAAATATAACTCTTTGAGTTTTTGATTTTCTCAAATTATTTTATTCTTACAAGCAAAACTAGCTAATTCAGTACGATTAGTTGAGCCTGTTTTTCTTAACAAGTTACTCACATATTTTTCTACTGTTTTTGAGCTTAAATATAATTCCTCTCCTATTCTTAAGTTAGAAAATCCTTTAATCAAGAGCCTTAACACTTGTCTTTCCCTATTTGTTAACGAAATATCTAATTTTACATCGGACTTCGTTTGACTTAATTGAACATTATGACGAGTAAATAAATGCTTAATAATAGCAATTAATTCTGGTGGGTTAAAGGGTTTTTCTAAATAAATATCACATCCTGCCTGATAACCATTTACCCTATCTTGAATACCGTCTTTATTGGTTAAAAAAATAACAGGTAATAATTCAAATTCTTTTATATCTCTTAATTCTTTTACTAGCTCAAAACCATTTTTCAAAGGCATAATTATATCAGAGATTAATAAATGAGGATGATAAATTTTTGCTAAAGAAATCGCTTCCTGCCCATTACCCGCTAGAATTACTGAATAATTTTGTAATTCTAAACATTCTTTAAGTAAATTTCTAATAATTAAGTCATCATCAGCTACCAAAATTTGCCATGTCATAATTATCACAACTTTAAAGTATTTTTATGCGAGGCTATTGACCTTGTTTATAATTTCATTCTATATCCATTTTTATTTGTTTACGAATGTTTATTTAACAATAATTAAAATAATAATTATATTGTTTAAAATGTAACAATTTATGCTTATTTTTTTCTTTTATTACCATTCATTGCTATTTGATAAAGTTGCCAAAATGCTGAATAATTATTTACTGATAAATGACTATTAAGCTAAAATTAAAATTTATGATAACGGATATAGAATCTCGACTTAAAACTCTTGCCCAAGAAGCCCAAGAGGCGATCGCATCTTCCGAGAGTTTATCACAACTAGAAGAATTAAGAGTTAGTTATTTAGGTAAAAAAGGTCAATTATCCCTCATTTTAAAAGAAATGGGTAAACTATCCGCCGAAGAAAGACCCCGTATCGGTGCGATCGCAAATGAAATCAAAACTACTATTCAAGATAACTTAAGCAATAAACAACAAAATTTACAACAAGCAGAAATCGAAAAGCAAATTTTAGCAGAAACCCTCGATGTCACCATGCCGGGGGTGAGCTATCCCTTGGGTAAATCTCATCCCTTACAAAGTACTATTGATCGCATCTTAGATATATTTGTCGGCTTAGGATATACAGTTGCCGAAGGACCACAAATCGAGAGCGACTACTATAATTTTACCGCCTTAAATACCCCTGAAGATCATCCAGCTAGGGACATGCAAGATACCTTCTATTTTGAAGATGGTAGCCTTCTGCGCACTCACACATCATCCGTACAAATTCGTTACATGGAAAAAAATGAGCCCCCCATTAGGATTATCGCACCGGGTAGAGTTTACCGACGAGATACCGTTGATGCCACCCACTCCGCCGTATTCCACCAAATCGAGATACTAGCCGTGGGGAAAGGGTTAACCTTCACCGACTTAAAAGGTACAATCAAAGAGTTTCTCAGACAGATGTTTGGAGACGATTTACCCACTGTTTTCCGTGCCAGTTACTTCCCTTTCACCGAGCCTTCAGCAGAAGTTGACGTACAATGGCAAGGTAAATGGTTAGAAGTACTCGGATGCGGTATGGTTGATCCAAATGTACTCAAAGCAGTAGGTTATGACCCAGAAATTTACACAGGATTCGCCGCAGGGTTAGGAGTTGAGCGCTTTGCTATGATTTTACACAAAATCGATGATATTCGCCGTTTATATAATAGCGATCTCCGTTTTCTGCAACAATTCTAACATGAGTTCGGAGTTGGGGGTTCAGAGTTAAACTTAAAAGAATATTTAGCGAAAATTATATCACTTTTCCCTGTTCCCTCTTCCCTTTTTCCGCAACTTCAGCAAGAAGTCTAATAAATTTATATCGAAGAGAGCTACTAATAGATTAGGATTAGATATAGTTGTTTTTGGGGTTTATTTGTGTTTTTTAGCGTCGTAATTCCTACCTACAATCGTTTACCGATTTTACAAAAATGTCTGAGGGCATTGGAAAACCAACAATTTGATACAGGCTTAATCTCTGATTATGAAATTGTCGTGGTGGATGATGGCTCAACAGATGCGACTATCTCATGGTTAGACACAGAAAAAGCCAATTTACCCCATGTTAGACTATTTACCCAAAATCATCGAGGAGCAGGAGCGGCTCGTAATTTAGGAGTAGAAAATGCCGTTGGTGAGTATATTATCTTTATTGACAGCGATTTAGTAGTGACAGAGAGCTTTTTACAAAGTCACGCTCAAGCCCTAATTACCGCCGAAAACAAATTACAATCTGACTTAATTTTTACCTATGGTGCAGTTATCAATACTTGCAACTTTGACAATCCTACATCAGAACCTTATAAAATTACAGACTTCTCCGCCGCTTATTTTGCGACAGGTAATGTAGCCATCAAAAAAAAGTGGTTAATAGAAGCGGGAATGTTTGATACCATGTTTAGTCAATATGGTTGGGAAGACTTAGAATTAGGCGTAAGACTGAAAAGGCTGGGCTTAAAACTAATTAAATGCCCATCAGCAGTGGGTTATCATTGGCATCCTCCCTTCAATCTCGAACAAATACCCCAATTAATTGAAAAAGAGATAGAAAGAGGCAAAATGGGGGTACTTTTTTATCAGAAACATCCCACCTATGAAGTTAAAATGATGATTCAAATGACATGGTTGCATCGACTATTATGGGGCATTCTTTCCCTTGGCGGTAGCTTAAATGAAAAAACAATGAAACCCCTTTTGCAATGGCTAATTAATCAGGGAAAACCCCAACTAGCCCTTGAAATAGCCCGAATTTTTCTTAATTGGTACAACGTGCAAGGAGTCTATGATGCTTATAAGTTAAGTAAAAACACTTAAATTTTATTAAAAAAAATAAGTAAATAAGATTTATCCATATAATACTGTTAGACCAAAAATAAATAAATATTCATAAAAAAACTCTTATAAGAAAACACGGAGGAAAAATTAATGCAAGTTTTATTCTTACTTATAGGTTTAGTTGTTGGTGCGGCAATATTGTGGTTTATTAACAAAGACAAGGTTGATGCTTCTGTTGTTGAAGCAGAAAAGCAGAAAGTTTTAAACCAAGCCGAAGGAGA
This is a stretch of genomic DNA from Cyanobacterium aponinum PCC 10605. It encodes these proteins:
- a CDS encoding Dps family protein is translated as MNTINIGLSKTEIQEVVKLLNQNLADFYLLQIKTKKYHWDVVGPQFLTLHEIWQGQYEIISDNIDNCAERIRALGEYPIGTAQLFLENTTLKEHPSDLPDSTEMVQRLVIDHEHIIRNLRKHIDLCSQKFHDEGTADFLTGIMEQHEEMAWMLRSFIGGKNIEQRIREDRELITES
- a CDS encoding response regulator transcription factor translates to MTWQILVADDDLIIRNLLKECLELQNYSVILAGNGQEAISLAKIYHPHLLISDIIMPLKNGFELVKELRDIKEFELLPVIFLTNKDGIQDRVNGYQAGCDIYLEKPFNPPELIAIIKHLFTRHNVQLSQTKSDVKLDISLTNRERQVLRLLIKGFSNLRIGEELYLSSKTVEKYVSNLLRKTGSTNRTELASFACKNKII
- the pheS gene encoding phenylalanine--tRNA ligase subunit alpha, with product MITDIESRLKTLAQEAQEAIASSESLSQLEELRVSYLGKKGQLSLILKEMGKLSAEERPRIGAIANEIKTTIQDNLSNKQQNLQQAEIEKQILAETLDVTMPGVSYPLGKSHPLQSTIDRILDIFVGLGYTVAEGPQIESDYYNFTALNTPEDHPARDMQDTFYFEDGSLLRTHTSSVQIRYMEKNEPPIRIIAPGRVYRRDTVDATHSAVFHQIEILAVGKGLTFTDLKGTIKEFLRQMFGDDLPTVFRASYFPFTEPSAEVDVQWQGKWLEVLGCGMVDPNVLKAVGYDPEIYTGFAAGLGVERFAMILHKIDDIRRLYNSDLRFLQQF
- a CDS encoding glycosyltransferase family 2 protein; the encoded protein is MFFSVVIPTYNRLPILQKCLRALENQQFDTGLISDYEIVVVDDGSTDATISWLDTEKANLPHVRLFTQNHRGAGAARNLGVENAVGEYIIFIDSDLVVTESFLQSHAQALITAENKLQSDLIFTYGAVINTCNFDNPTSEPYKITDFSAAYFATGNVAIKKKWLIEAGMFDTMFSQYGWEDLELGVRLKRLGLKLIKCPSAVGYHWHPPFNLEQIPQLIEKEIERGKMGVLFYQKHPTYEVKMMIQMTWLHRLLWGILSLGGSLNEKTMKPLLQWLINQGKPQLALEIARIFLNWYNVQGVYDAYKLSKNT